GCAGGTGTAAGTCAGATTGCAACTTATTTGGATTTCGAGAAGATCATTTGACACACTGGCACGAATAGGGTCACTGTGTGCTTGAAATGCCTTCGGGAACAGGAAAAACTGTATCCCTGCTATCTTTAATCGTTGCCTATATGCAGGTAGGTATACAGCAGTGATTTCCCGGATGACATCTACTCATATATCTCATTGTATAGTTTTACCCTAATAAACGGAAGCTGATTTACTGCTCACGAACGGTTCCGGAAATAGAGAAGGCTTTAGCAGAACTGAAGCGATTGATGGCGTACCGTGCGGACATGGGAGCAAATGATGGTGATTTCAGAGGACTGGGGTTGACCAGTCGGCGGAACCTTTGTCTTCACCCGGAAGTGGGTGTCGAATGTATTTCTGATCGGTCCAAAAAGCTCACACTGTTTCCAGGTCAgtaaagagaaaaaaggcaaagtaGTCGACTCGCGATGTAGAGATCTCACCTCAGCGTTCGCTTGCGAAAAGGGGAGGGCTGATCCGGGAAGTGTACCATTATGTAGTTTCCATGAGGTAGGTTTCATCAGTGATTGACATTAGGGATTGATACATGTACCCAGGAATTGAATAATTACGAGCCAGGTAATCTTATTCCCCCGGGTGTCTATACTCTGGATGATGTAAAAAAGTACGGTCAAGAAAAGGGTGTCTGTCCATATTTTACGATCAGAAGAATGGTGAGTAGAGTTCATAGTTCAATACTCCCGGGGCTAAATACTAGGCATGCAGTTGCCTTTCCTCGACGTTGTGATATATTCCTTCCATTATCTCCTGGATCCAAAGGTCGCAGAGCAGGTCTCCGCTGAAATGAGCAAAGAGAGCATTGTGGTATTTGACGAGGCGCACAACATTGGTAGGATCTATTGAAACACGCGGACCATTACTTACATTTGTCAGATAATGTCTGTATCGAGTCCCTCTCCATCGACTTGACCAGGCCAATGTTGGATTCAGCGGCAAGAAGTGTCAATAAACTTAATGACAAGATTGCGGAAATCAAGGAGACTGATGCAAAGAAGCTAGAGGACGAATACGCGAAACTAGTCGAAGGCCTACAAGAAGCCAACGTGAGtgcggaagatgaggacATGCTTGTCAGCCCGGTCCTATCAAAAGACATGGTGGATGAAGCCGTGCCTGGGAACATCCGAAAGGCAGAGCATTTTATAGCTTTCCTCAAACGATTTATTGAATATCTTAAGGTAATGATACGCTGGAACAAGCAAGCGGGGCTGACTTTCACAGACGAGGATGCGCGTGTTGCATGTTGTAGCAGAGACACCTCAATCATTCCTGGCTCATTTAAAGGAAATAACGTATATTGAGCAACGGCCTCTCAAGTGAGTGGGGATGACCTCGTACGAAATGTGGCTTATGTTGCTCGCCCAGATTCGCCTCTGAACGCCTTACTTCCTTGGTCCGCACATTGGAGCTGACAAACTTGGAAGAACACTCTGCGCTGCAAAAGGTTGCTGGCTTTGGAACTCTTGTTGCCACTTACGAGAAAGGATTCCTGCTGATCCTCGAACCTTACGAAACCGAGCACGCCACAGTGCCTAACCCCATTTTTCACTTCACGTAAGTTTATCGTGAAGGACAATCAAAATAATGCCCTGAATTTGCTACAGTTGCCTTGATCCATCGCTCGCCATAGCGCCTGTCTTTGACCGTTTCGCCTCAGTTGTCATCACTTCCGGTACAATATCTCCGCTCGACATGTACCCCAAAATGTTACAATTCCAACCAGTTATGGAACAATCGTATCCGATGACCCTCACTCGAAATGCTTTTTTACCAATGGTTATAACCCGAGGCAGTGATCAAGTCCCAATTTCTTCCAGATTCGAAGTTAGAAATGATCCAGCAGTCGTACGAAATTTTGGAAGCATTTTGATTGAAATGGCCCGGACTGTCCCTGATGGAGTGGTGGCATTCTTTCCCAGTTATCTGTATATGGAATCTATTGTCTCAGCTTGGTATGACatggtgaggatgatgttCTTATCATTTCACACTTGAAGACTGAAAGCACTGCATATAGGGCATCCTAAGTGAGGTGTGGAAACATAAACTTTTGTTCGTGGAAACTCCAGACGCCATGGAAACAAGCATAGCGCTCAGAAATTATCGTGAGGCATGCAATAATGGAAGGGGAGCGGTCCTCCTCTCTGTGGCGCGAGGAAAAGTGTCGGAAGGTATTGATTTCGACCAGTATGTAGACACCGTTGAGGCTAGAATGATAACTAACCTATTATCAGCAATTATGGGCGAGCTGTCATTATGTTTGGGTATGTTCAGAGCACGAAGTTCTGGTTCCCTGGACTGACCATGTGTTTAGCATTCCCTATCAATACACGGAATCACGTATTCTCAAAGCTCGCCTGGAATTCCTTCGAGATAATCATAGGATCCGAGAAAACGATTATCTTACTTTCGACGCTATGCGACATGCTGCCCAATGCGTTGGTCGTGTGTTGCGAGGGAAGACCGATTGGGGTCTGATGATCTTCGCGGACAAGGTGAGAATGGGCTGTCTTAGCGTTAGATCTCAAGCTCAATTCTTATAATAGCGATTTGCGAGACAAGACAAGCGCGCTAAGCTTCCGAAATGGATCAACAGTTATATTACGGAGGCCCATTCCAACTTGTCCACGGATGTGGCAGTTTCGCTAGCCAAAAAGTTCATACGTCAAATATCGCAACCCTTTGATCACACACAGACAGGAATATCCTTATGGACTCTTGAGGACATAGAGGAGAGGCAAAGACAggataaggaagaagccgaaaGGCTCGAAATGATGCGATCAAGAGTAATTAGCGAAAATGCCGCCCAGGAGAATGACTATGCTCAAATTGTTGGAGATTACATGGAAATTGACGACGCCGAGTTGGCGGGGCTGTCTATACCTACAGGTGAATAATGTGAATAATTAAAGCTAGATAGTCGAGTTTGTTGCATTGTGAACTCCTGTTGTAGAAAGTACCGGGCGCATGGATTAATAAAGTGGCAGCAACTGCGCTCACAGAGCGCATGATCAGTGATGACGAACGTGCATACTACAAGGCCCACCATGCTAGACCCCCGTTTCTGCCATTTAATACGTAGGTTCAAGTTGCGAGGGCTCGTCTCGACTAGCATAGAACTTTTCGAGGAAAGTCTTGGGCTGAGGCGGATTGTCGTACTTTTTGAACCACTGCATTACGTGGGGCTACAATAGGAAATGAGCCTACCACAGTTGGTGAGTGCATATGCAATGGCAGCTTACCTCTTGCTTCCATAGGTTCATTGTCTCCTGATACTCTTGGTGGTTTTTGAGCAACATCACGTTCATCACAGAGAGGTCGGTAATTGTGTCTCGATTTCGTTCAAAGTCTTGTCTGATTTTGAGTCGTACAAGGGATGGAGAAACATGAAGACCGTAGAGCTGGACGATGTCAGGAGCCTGCCGGGGAATGAGTGTTAGTAAAAGCTAGAGAGTCGGAAATGAAGGCAAATAGAAAGCGCCTACCGATCTATACCAAGTTCGATAGGCAGACACTGAGGCTCGTCGGGCCTCCTCCCACGACTTAACGCTGGATGTCGCCTTTGCGAGTCTAGCGGGAATGGTAGCCATTGTCACTGGTTCAGCTATAAGTAGGAGGATGGTAGCTTATAAGCAAGATGACTCCCAATGAAAAGATCTGAAGCTGCGAGAAGCGGAATATGTGTATAAAGAGCGACGACGAGGTAGTCTTAAGAGGAGTGCAGAATAATGCGGCAAACCATCAGTCGCGGAATCAAAACTGACGAATCGGCGTCGTCCCTTTGTGAGATGCGCCCATGTTGCTGCCATCCGGCGCGCCATTGACTGGACGACTTGTCGTGTCTTGCAGACGAATACGGGAATCTTATAAGGACGAAAAAGCATAAGAAAGCCATGCTAGAATTGAGCTGAGGACCACCTGCCCCTAGTGCCGGAGAGACTCATCCTAGGGATCCACAGAGAGGACGATAAACATCCAGTTGGGAAAACCAGTCCGTGGTGCCAACAGAGCCCGGCCTCAAACCTCGACGGCTGCTCCCTATCTCCCAGAAGCAGAGTCCTGCCTGATTCTCGCTCCCGACTTCTCCCAGTTACAGCATCCAGTAAACCTCTACGCAAGCTCTTTAGGGCGCTATTATCACTGACGCCCCACTCACCCAACTTGTTTGTCCCATTCGGGGTTTATGCCAAGTGGCGCCCCCTTCCCACCCCCATTAGGCCCTTTCGGAGTAGGGCAAATACATCTTGAATTCCCCGGACCCCGGGAGAGGGAGACAGAAGCACTTATGCAGTGGGGGCGCAAGCTGAATTAGATCTAGATGTCGTAATAAGAGGATTAGGAAGCTGACAGGGAGCAGATCACAGACGAGACCCCCAGCCAGGCTATCTCGAGCATTGAAGCAAGGAAAGGTATCTCCAACATCATAGAGGTGCCAGCCGACCTCCCGCCAGCTGAACAACAAGTCATTGATAGAACCTGTGCCGACTAGTAAAAGTGTTTACAGTACGGCTGCAAAGCATTAATGCTCTATCTGGCTGCTACTGATGACGAGAATGGCCAAAATTAATTTTTGAGACTAAAGCTATACATCCACAGTCATCATTACATATTTTAGATTGAAACCTATCCTTCAAATCCGAAGATACAACTCTATGGTACgaaaaagtaaaaaaaaaaaagagcagCTAAATTGACAAGACCGAGCGTATAGTAAGTATTACCCGAGTTATACAACGTCTTTGAAGTGCTAAAGTTATAACGTATAGACGAAGACCTGGATACAAAAAGACTGAAGTAGGCATACCCACCTATCTCCCTATAATAGACCTCTTCGTCGCCTCGCCCTTCCTGATGATTAGACAACCACTTCGGTTCTATCTGATCCCTTCATCACCTATTTTCGTCCCCAGTTTGTGTCCATGCGCTTATAGTGTTATCGCTTTCGCTGGCACTCGTCCACTCCCCTTCTGAGGTTATCCCTGATCCTGCTGCACTCTGCACCGTCACGTCGGCACCCCGGCCCTCAATACCACTCGGGTAGTAAGGAGATAACGCCAATTTGAGGGAATCATTCGTCGCTTGGTCCTGTGGGAAACCAGAATGACGTGAACGAGAGGATGCAAGCGTTGTCGATAGATCGATTTCCATCCCAGATTCCCATTTGGTAATCGCCCGGATGGGACCAGCAAAATGTTTATCTCCATAGCATTTCCAAGTCACATAGCACATGACACCTGTTCCGGCAATAATTACAGGCGACCAGGACATAGTACCTGACTCTAGTTAGCCAAGTTAGGTTGACAACAGTGAAAAAGTTTAACTTACTTGCTTTGACTGGCGTAGATCCAGGGAATGTCTGGGTAACAATCAAGGCAAGTGCATATAATAAGCCAATTACTGCCACGGGTTTGCTAGTTCTCAAGTCAGCTCGGAATCAGAAAGTTATAGCTGGACAtacctccacttcctcaGGGACCacaaacttcttccttctgttTGCAAATTGATCCTTGAAACGAGGTAGAGTGAAATGGGTATGGCATACCCTACATAGCTCAGAGTACATGCCGTGACAGCCAGTACAGAGTACAATGTTGATTCGCTGGCTAAGGTTAGGCATGCAAAGGGCAAGCATAGAATCACGACGAGCCAAACAGCGAATACAGGCCTGCGATGATTATTGGTTTTTCTGATGATTGATGAGAAAGGCATGCCATTTTCCCGAGCCAAAGCGAATACAAATCGTGAAGATGCCTGTAACTGGGCTAGGACTTGCAGCATGAGAACGACGACCATCAAACAACAAACTGTTATTGCCCCTGGTTTTGAGATTGCTTTCGTGAGGATATATCCCTATAAAAGGTTAGTGACACGAGACAACCGCAGACAAGACTtacaaaagcaaaagagtGAGATTTCACGGTGACAGCGTCTTCAGGGGATATGGACAATAGCAGCAAGACGATAGACTACAAATGATATGTCAATCAActggaaggatgggaatgtATGTTAGTGCGTTACGCTTACTATATAGCCCAGAACGTAAGTCTACGGAAAACACCATAATACATCAGCAATCTCGGTAATTCAAGAAAAACAAATGCTGAACAAAAAAACTCACAGCAATAACCGACGTCGTCATGGCGTTTGGGACATTTCTTGAAGGATTCTGTGTTTCCTCCGCCATACTATATGTAGCTGTTAATTTCCCGATCCAAGCACTGCGCACTCGACAGGTCAAAGCCAAACAAGAACTCACTGGGCAGAAGCATCTGCACCACTGGCAATCGTTGTATATTGCCAACCTAGTATATAGACGTAAGGTTTAGAGCTCCAACCTGTAGTGTTGTAAAATTGATTGAACATGTCTCCAGGGTCATGTTTTGTAGCGTTTGTCGCCAAGAGCGTTATGCACAATACAAGCCACATGGAAAACCCAAAAGCGCCAGAACAGAGCCAAAAACAATGTGACTGTCCCCAGCCGGTTGAGCCGATCAACCCGACGATGACGAGAATCCCCTGTAATGGATTAACATAGTTAATCAAACACCGCATGATCACCTACTagaaagagcagaaagTTGTGCCAGTTTCTTTCTTGGTAATTCAGAGACAGACCGATGGTTCCGACCACTATGTTCGCAATTTCCCACGTCACTAGCAGCAGCTGAGCCGTTGTCAGCAAGTACACCTCATGCCCAAGTTCACCTTACATTTCCAACGTGGCCACCCATGACAAAGCCGCTTACTATCCACGCCCAACCTCTTTCACCACCGATACCGCCTCTCGCCGCTTTCCAAGACCATGAAAACATTGCCCCAGCTACGGGGTATGCTGAGGCAAGTTCAGACAAGGTAAGAGTCATGAAATACGTCAATACGCCTGAAACGGGCCAAGCAACAAGAATCATGACGGGCCCTCCGTAGTTGTAAGTACCAGACACGGCAAAGATGGTGCCCTTAAGTATACTGTCAGCCCCTCACGCAATATTGATACATATTATGGAGTAAATGGTGTGCTTACCTGCAATGCGCCAATATTCAACCAACTGATTGCCAGGCTGGACCAAAAAGTGTAATCTCTGCCCAACACCGCATTATACCCTAATGCCCGTAGCCTTTGGGcgtcaacatcttcctGTGATGCCGAACCCCTGCTCTCATTCTGTCTCAAGTCCATCCCAAATTTAACGCCTGGAGGGGAGGATAGATGCGAGAGTTCAGTCACTGGCGAAGCAGCATCTCCACTAATTTTATGGGACGGCTGATTTGAGATCTGGTCATGATGAATGGTTACAGGTGGAGCCGGTATGGGCCGGGATGAATAGGGTATGTCGTGTGGTTTTGTCATCGATAAGGTTGGGTTTGGTAAAAGGTACgatgaagaatgagagGAGACGGATATTCGGCgtattgaagatgaaggtgtaTCGCCTGATAACGGGATATGTAGATCGCTATCAAGTGGCGAGTCGTATACTGCATCTGACAGGTTACGCGTTGATGAATGTGACAGGGGTATGGACGGGTTATCGGAAGCATCGAGGTCACTACAGGAATTGTAAGGAGTGGCAGGGATCGTGAAGGATGTCGAGGAGTTGAGGTACGCCGTGTCATCCTGTGAAGTCGCGACAGAGGGCAGAGGAAGCCGTTTCGACATGGCCATGAGGGCAAGAAATTGAATATTGGGAAGTCAAACCGCCTAGACTAAATTAGGGGGTGACACGGATACCCAGGCACAGTGAAACCGAGATAATTCGGGGACAAGAGCTCAGCACTGACTATCGATCCTCCAGGCAGCAGGCAGATAGAGATGTTTCAGAATCGAGATACAGTCTCGCGCTAATCGCCTAAACCATTTCCTTCGTTCCTATGTTCACTGGTTGAGACTTCGCGGGCGTGATGAAAGCAAGGACTCAATTTGAAGACGAAAGGGATAAAGTTTTCTAATCTTTATTGATTGCTTGTTCGTTGTTGCTTGATAGTGTGTGATCGATGTGATCGCCCCCCTTGGTATACGTAGAAAGGTGGGAACTGGCCTTTGGGATGCTTTCCTGTGGAAAGTGAGAGCAGAAGACGCTGTCACCCTGGGTTGCAGGGGTCCgagcctcttccttcgaAATCGGAATGTCCTGAGTTGATACTGGGAGAGTTCGAGGAGACCTTGAGAGTGTGTTGTACAGcagcaggaaggaaggagaaaaaagcaCGTCGTCTCATCACACTGAACCATAACTGATGCAGCAACAGCgttaattattattattattattattattattattattattattattattattattattattattattattattattattattattattattattattattattattattattattattattattattattattattattattattattattattattattattattattattattattattattattattattattattaatGTTAACCATCGCAGTCGAtaagagaggagggaaaaagaagccCACTCCGTTCGAACCATCGTTCagtgaaaaaaaagggaacgAACGAAGGAGCACACATAGTAGATATTAGTATAACTTCATCACTACAGCTGGGGTTACAAGTATGCATCGACTGATTGCGACAATTTTCTATCTGGTTGGTACCGTTATCAGCGCACTACGTAGCGGAGCTGAAGGCACAGATTATTAGAACTACGAGGGTTAATAGGAATAGACTACGTAAGGCGGAAGAGATCGTCATTTCATACGTATTCCAGTACAAATAAATACCCACCATTTTATCTTCCCTCTGGAACTTCCTCGTAAGTGATCACGAGGTTCAAAGGAGATACTGCGGTATCTTCACTATCCCATTTACCTACTGATGATAGGTTGAAGTTCATACAATAAAAGGCGAAACATTGTACGCTACATATTTGTTTTCAGCACCTATTACGACTTAGATGTTGTGGTTTCATTTCTATGACATCGATTTTTTGGCGCTGTACCCATGAACTGGTAAAGAACGACTGGACCGAATCAAGTAAGAAAATGGCTTTACTGGATT
This DNA window, taken from Cryptococcus deuterogattii R265 chromosome 3, complete sequence, encodes the following:
- a CDS encoding NADH dehydrogenase (ubiquinone) 1 alpha subcomplex 6; its protein translation is MATIPARLAKATSSVKSWEEARRASVSAYRTWYRSAPDIVQLYGLHVSPSLVRLKIRQDFERNRDTITDLSVMNVMLLKNHQEYQETMNLWKQEPHVMQWFKKYDNPPQPKTFLEKFYASRDEPSQLEPTY
- a CDS encoding DNA excision repair protein ERCC-2, with the translated sequence MKFMLGDLPVLFPYDRLYPEQYSYMADLKTTLDAGGHCVLEMPSGTGKTVSLLSLIVAYMQFYPNKRKLIYCSRTVPEIEKALAELKRLMAYRADMGANDGDFRGLGLTSRRNLCLHPEVSKEKKGKVVDSRCRDLTSAFACEKGRADPGSVPLCSFHEELNNYEPGNLIPPGVYTLDDVKKYGQEKGVCPYFTIRRMLPFLDVVIYSFHYLLDPKVAEQVSAEMSKESIVVFDEAHNIDNVCIESLSIDLTRPMLDSAARSVNKLNDKIAEIKETDAKKLEDEYAKLVEGLQEANVSAEDEDMLVSPVLSKDMVDEAVPGNIRKAEHFIAFLKRFIEYLKTRMRVLHVVAETPQSFLAHLKEITYIEQRPLKFASERLTSLVRTLELTNLEEHSALQKVAGFGTLVATYEKGFLLILEPYETEHATVPNPIFHFTCLDPSLAIAPVFDRFASVVITSGTISPLDMYPKMLQFQPVMEQSYPMTLTRNAFLPMVITRGSDQVPISSRFEVRNDPAVVRNFGSILIEMARTVPDGVVAFFPSYLYMESIVSAWYDMGILSEVWKHKLLFVETPDAMETSIALRNYREACNNGRGAVLLSVARGKVSEGIDFDHNYGRAVIMFGIPYQYTESRILKARLEFLRDNHRIRENDYLTFDAMRHAAQCVGRVLRGKTDWGLMIFADKRFARQDKRAKLPKWINSYITEAHSNLSTDVAVSLAKKFIRQISQPFDHTQTGISLWTLEDIEERQRQDKEEAERLEMMRSRVISENAAQENDYAQIVGDYMEIDDAELAGLSIPTGE
- a CDS encoding amino acid/metabolite permease produces the protein MAMSKRLPLPSVATSQDDTAYLNSSTSFTIPATPYNSCSDLDASDNPSIPLSHSSTRNLSDAVYDSPLDSDLHIPLSGDTPSSSIRRISVSSHSSSYLLPNPTLSMTKPHDIPYSSRPIPAPPVTIHHDQISNQPSHKISGDAASPVTELSHLSSPPGVKFGMDLRQNESRGSASQEDVDAQRLRALGYNAVLGRDYTFWSSLAISWLNIGALQGTIFAVSGTYNYGGPVMILVAWPVSGVLTYFMTLTLSELASAYPVAGAMFSWSWKAARGGIGGERGWAWIVSGFVMGGHVGNLLLVTWEIANIVVGTIGLSLNYQERNWHNFLLFLGILVIVGLIGSTGWGQSHCFWLCSGAFGFSMWLVLCITLLATNATKHDPGDMFNQFYNTTGWSSKPYVYILGWQYTTIASGADASAHMAEETQNPSRNVPNAMTTSVIATYVLGYISIVLLLLSISPEDAVTVKSHSFAFGYILTKAISKPGAITVCCLMVVVLMLQVLAQLQASSRFVFALARENGMPFSSIIRKTNNHRRPVFAVWLVVILCLPFACLTLASESTLYSVLAVTACTLSYVGYAIPISLYLVSRINLQTEGRSLWSLRKWSKPVAVIGLLYALALIVTQTFPGSTPVKASTMSWSPVIIAGTGVMCYVTWKCYGDKHFAGPIRAITKWESGMEIDLSTTLASSRSRHSGFPQDQATNDSLKLALSPYYPSGIEGRGADVTVQSAAGSGITSEGEWTSASESDNTISAWTQTGDENR